TATCAAGCCATAATTGGGTAGATTGTTTTTTACTGTATAAAGCAGCAACCTCTTCCTGAAAATTTTTCAATTTGGGATAAGTTTCATAAAATCCGGCAATCGCCAAACTGTCTATGGTAAGTTTTAATTCCGGAATAACAACTTCTGCTTCTTTTGAATTTTCTTCTTTTTTATCTCCTTTTGAATTACAGGAAACAACAATAAAAAGAAGGATAATAGCAGCAAAGCGGAACCAAATTTTCATAATAAATTTTTGAATAAAATTAGAAAAGTTTCCGTAAAAACAAATTCATTTCAAAATAATATTTTGGCATAAAAAAAACTCCCGACACATCACATGTCGAGAGTTTTCCACCTTTATATAATCAACTTTATTTTAGATAACTGTCCCTTTCAGAGTCAGGATTTTAGGCGTTTTTTCGGCATTTGTAGTAACGGTAACCGTTTTTGTAAAAGCCCCTTTGTTTGCCGCATTATAAGTTGCTGTAACTTTTGCAGATTTCCCAGGAAGGATTGGTTCTTTCGTATAATCTGTAGCAGTACAACCGCATGACCCCTGAACATTAGTAATTACGACAGCTGTTTTTCCAGTATTTTTAAATTCGTAAACAATCGCTTTTGGCGTTCCTTGTGGAATTTGCCCTACATCAATTGTTTCTGCTTTCCACACAATTGTAGAAGCATCAAATTTAGTTTCTACTTTTGAAGCGATTACTTTTATAGGTGTAATTGCTGAAAAAGACATTAATCCTAAGGCCAAAACCAGCATTGAAATTTTGATACTTTTCATGATTATTAAATTTTAAAATGGTTTATAGTTAAATTTATATTTCAAAAGTACTTTACATAAAATCAATTCGCTGTTAACCGGTTTCAAATGTTTGTTAATGACTTGTTAAGCGTGATTTTTAATTCTAAATTTGATTAATATTACACTCTCAAAAAAAGATTTTCTTGAAAATTAACAGACTTAACAGCATTATCATACTGGGGTTAATAGCCATAATTGGTATATTGATTGCACAATTGCTTTGGACAAAAGAGGCTTTTACATTAGAACAGAAAAAACTAAGTCAAAAAACTCATATTGCACTTCTCGAAGTAGTCAAAAAACTTCACGAAGGGACCAATCATGAATTGCCTGCACAAAATCCGGTACAAAAAATTGCAAATGATTATTATATCGTAAACATCGACAACGATTTTGAACCTGATATTCTGGAATTTTATTTGAAAACCGAATTCAAAAAAATGAATATCACCACTGATTTTGAATATGCTATGTATAATTGCCAAAGCGACGAAATGGTTTATGGTAATTACATTTCATTATCTGATAAAGGAAGAGCTAAACAGTCGGTTTATTTTCCTAAACACAAAAATCTGGTCTATTATTTTGCTGTACGTTTTCCGCATGAAACGACTTATCTGTTTAGTTCCATGCGTTTTTGGTTTGTATTATCTATCGTTTTGATTTTCATTTTACTGATTTACGTCTATTCGATTTTGACTCTTCTGCAGCAAAAAAAATATTCAGAACTGCAGCGTGATTTCATCAATAATATGACGCATGAATTTAAAACGCCTCTGTCTTCAATTTTAATTGCATCAAAATATTTAATCGGACAAGATAAAATCAAGGAAGACAAAAAACTGCACACTTATACCGATATCATCATTAACCAGAGCAACAAGCTAAACAGTCATATTGAACAGATTTTAAACATAGCCAAATCTGATTATACGCCGCTCGAATTAAAGAAAGAATCCTTATTAATCATACTTGTTATTGAAGAAGTAATTGAAAATATTCGTTTAAAATATCCGGAAGTTTCCATTAAAATTAAAACAGATTCGAGCCATTACGAACTCGAAACTGACACATTTCATTTTACGAATCTCGTTTATAATTTGCTGGATAATGCTGTAAAGTACTGCAATGAAAAGCCTGAAATTACAGTTGGGATTTTTACAGAAAATAAGTTCTTAAAACTGTCCTTTGAAGATAACGGAATCGGAATTGCTTCTAAAAATATTTCATTTATATTTGATAAATTTTACAGAATACAGAATGAAAAAAGCAATGAGGTTAACGGTTTTGGATTGGGTTTGTATTATGTAAAAAAGATTTGCGACCTTCAAAACTGGAAAATTTCAGCAACACAAAACAGCACAAAAGGTACCACCATAACTTTGTCAATCCCAATATAAAAATGAGCAGCTTTAAAATTCTTTATACCGAAGATGATGAAACATTAGCTTTTTTGACCAAAGACAATCTGGAGCAAAATGACTATGATGTAACACATTGTCCTGATGGAAAATCAGGTTTGGAAAGTTTTAAAAACGACGATTTTGATATTTGTATTTTTGATATCATGATGCCAAAAATGGATGGTTTTGAATTGGCAACAGAAATTAGAAAACTCAATACTGATATCCCAATTATTTTTCTCTCTGCTAAAACTTTAAAAGAAGACCGAATTAAAGGTTTGCGTCTGGGTGCAGATGATTATCTTGTGAAACCTTTTAGCATTGAGGAATTGATCCTGAAAATTGAAGTTTTTCTAAAACGTTCACAGAAAAAAAGCAAACACGGAAAAGCAATTTATGAAATAGGAAAATACCAATTTGACACCAAAAATTTTATTCTTTTTAATGACGAAGAAAAGATTGGCCTTACACAACGCGAAGCCGAATTATTGAAATTGTTTCTGGATAATAAAAATTCTGTCTTAAAAAGAGAGCAGATTTTAACAGCACTCTGGGGAACCGACGATTATTTTATGGGACGGAGCCTGGACGTTTTTATTTCGCGCCTTCGAAAAATTCTCGCAAATGAAAAAGGTATTTCTATCGAAAACTTACATGGAATCGGGTTTCGGTTTGTAATGTAATTTACAGATTTTGATTATAAAAAATTTCGTATTTTTAATAGTAAACTTTTAGATATGAAACTGCATCATTTACGAAATGCCACTTTAGTCATTGAAACAGAAAAACATGTCATCTTAATTGATCCTATGTTAGGAAAAAGGAAAACTATAGCTCCTTTTACCCTTTTTCGTTATCCGCCAAAGAGAAACCCGTTGACAGCACTTCCAAAAAACAGCAGGGAAATCCTGAGTAAAGTCACGCATTGCCTCATAACGCATTTACATCCTGATCATCTTGACAAAGCCGGGGAAGTTTTTCTAAAAAGAAAATCCATTCCGGTTATTTGCAGTAGTAAAGACGAAAAAAAGATAATCCAACGAGGTTTAACCGTTTCACAAACGCTCGATTACTGGCAGCCACAAAATTTTCTTGATGGAAAAATAACGGGTATTCCTGCTGTTCATGGCTATGGTTTTATTGCTAAATTGATGGGAAATGTAATGGGCTTTTTTATTGAGTTACTTAACGAAAAAACGGTTTACATCAGTTCAGATACTATTTTCACAAAAGATACAGAAAGGGTTCTTACCGAATTAAAACCAGATATTGCAACTGTTGCCTGCGGAACCACAAGATTAGATTTTGGACAGCCGTTATTAATGAGAATGAATGATATCCTGAAATTTACAGCACTGGCTCCCGGAAAAGTTTTTGCCAATCATCTGGAAGCTTTAAATCATTGCCCGACAACGAGGGAAGAGTTAAAAAAAGCTTTAGCCGAGAATAATCTTTTGTCAAAAACTGCTGTTCCTAATGATGGGGAATGTGTGGAATATTGATTATAAAACCAACAAACCAAACTCACGTAAAGTATTAACGGGTTTTGAATACCAAAACAATTCAAAATCTTCAAGCGAAGTTTCGAAGTTATTTTTCACTTCCTGAAAAGTATAATTTTTAGGATTTGAAACCGTTATTTTTTTCAGGATTTCGACCAGCCATTCTCCTTCTTCTTTGTTTGTCTGAATGGTAAAACTTTCTTTTTTATCATGAAAAGTCAGCGACATCATTTCCCAGGTTCTTCCTTTTTTAGATTTTGTAAAATGTTCTGCAAAAGGCTTCCCTCCTAACCAGACTACTTTTGCATTTGGTTTTGTATTGAAATCGTTTTGTTCTTCTAAAGCATTAAAAATAAAATCAGGATCTATTTTTGTTTTCGGAATTTTAAAGTCAAACCAATCCTGTAGCTCGTAATCAAAACAGATTCCGTGCATAAAATTGAATAGTGATTTCTTTAATCCAAAACTGAATTTATCGTGATTGATTCCTGTAGAATCGGTATAATCAATATCATTATTGGCAAAAGTTCCAATCGTTTCTGTAGCTTTTGTAACGCCAAATTTCTCCGGATACAAACCAACCGGACTGTGAGCTGTCATAGCAAACTGATGCCAAAACCCGGATTGTAAAACGCCTGCTTCAAACAACTGACGGACCATTTCGAGACTATCAACGGTTTCCTGAATCGTCTGTGTTGGGTAACCGTACATCAAATAAGCGTGAACCATGATTCCGGCTTCTGTAAAATTACTGGTCACTTTGGCGACTTGCTCAACCGTAACCCCTTTATCGATTAACTTCAATAATCGGTCTGAGGCAACTTCCAATCCTCCGGAAACTGCGATACAGCCGGAAGCTTTTAGCAACAAACATAAATCGGCAGAGAAGCTTTTTTCAAAACGAATGTTTGTCCACCATGTGACAGCCAATTTTCGTTTTAAAATTTCAAGTGCCAGCGCACGCATCAAGGCAGGCGGTGCAGCTTCATCAACAAAATGGAAACCATTCTGACCGGTTTGCTCCATCAAATCTTCCATTCGGTCGCAAAGCAAATTAGCGGCAACAGGTTCATACACTTTTATATAATCTAACGAAATATCGCAGAAAGTACATTTTCCCCAATAACAGCCATGAGCCATAGTAAGTTTATTCCAACGCCCGTCACTCCACATTCGGTGCATCGGATTCACAATTTCGATAACCGAAATATATTTATCCAAAGGCAGATCAGAATAATCCGGAGTTCCTACATACGCTTGTTTATAATCGTGTTTTAGGGAATTGTTTTTATAGACAACTTCTCCTTTTTCTAATAAAAAAGTTCTTTTGTATGAATTGTAATCCGGGTTTTCTAAATTGAAAATTAATTCTTCAATTGGCACTTCTCCATCATCCAAAGTAATAAAATCGAAAAACTCAAAAACACGTGCGTCAGAAAGCGAACGTAATTCGGTATTTGGGAAACCACCTCCCATTGAAATCTTAATTTCGGGATGATTTTGTTTTACCCATTGCGCGCATCGGAAAGCACTGTATAAATTTCCCGGAAAGGGAACCGAAATTAAAAATAAAGTCGGTTTTACAGTTTCAATTTTAGCTTTCAAAAGTGAAATTAAAATTGAATCGATATAAGTTAAATTCTGCTGTAAAGCTTCATATAATTCATCAAAAGAATTGGCACTACGCCCCAAACGTTCGGCATATCGGCTAAAGCCAAAATTTTCGTCTATACATTCAACAATAAAGTCCGAAATATCTTCAAGAAATAAAGTCGCTAAGTGTTTCGCTTTATCCTGAGTTCCCATGGTTCCGAAAGCCCAGTCGAGTTCTTCCAGCTGTGCAAAACGGGATGCTTCCGGTAGAAAATCTTCCTGGCAAATCTGCAAAGCCAATGTTGGATTTTTTCCCTGTAAAAACTGGATTACCGGATCGATGGTTTTGATGTATTCATCCTGTAAAGCAAAGATTCGCTTGGAATTATCCGAGATTTCATTTCCAACAACTTGAAACCTGAAACCTGACCCGAGGCTGGAAGCCGAATTGGCGGAGCAAACCTGAAACAAATCTAAAAGTCCTTTCTTCGAAAATAGTTCCAAAATCACATCAATACCCAAATCGGCCTGAAACGATTCTATGTTTTTCGTGTTTAGAAAACCTTTTATATAAGCGGTTGCCGGATACGGAGTATTCAGTTGGGTAAAGGGCGGTGTAATTACAAAAAGCTTGGTTTTCAAAAGGAAATATTTTCTGCAAAAATACGGGATATTTATTTTGTTTTTTGCGAAAAGATTCAACAGCTTAGTTTTGTTCTATTTTGTAGATATTTAATTACATTTGCGGGCATTAAATCATAGCCATGAAGCGAATTTTACTTTTTTTATCTTTATTATTTTTTACCCATACATTTTCGCAAAGCACAAATCATGCAATAGGTTTTAAAGAAAACAAAGGTCAGATTACAGATCAGAAAGGCAAACCGAATACGGCAGTAAAATATCTCTTAAATACTGGTGGTTTAAACGTTCAGTTAAGAAAAAATGGCTTTTCATATGATATTTATGAGGTAAAAAAAACGCCAATTGTTCTTTCGAAAACTTCGAAAACCCATCCTTATCAGATTCCGGAAAAAGATCATGACAAAAAACCTGAATATGATTTAGAGTATTTATTTCACCGAATAGATATTGATTTTGTAAATTCAAATTCGAAAGTTGAATTAATTACAGATCAGGAATCAAAAGATTTTGACAATTATTACAACATTCCAAACAAACCCGAAGGTATTATTGGAGTGCATCAATATAAACAGATAACTTACAAAAATATTTACCCAAATATTGATGTTGTTTTTACGATTCCGGCTGATCCTAAAAAAGTGGTTGAATATAATTTTATCGTTCATCCAAAAGGAAAAATATCCGATATTCAATTAAAGTTTAATGGTGCCGAAACAGATTTAGTTGAAAATAAAATCCAAATGAATGTGCGTTTTGGAAAAATGGAAGAAACGCTTCCAGCTAGCTGGATTGAAGATGGAATCACCAAAAAGGAGATTTCTGTTGGTTATAAGAAGATTAAAAATAATGTTTATGGGTTTAAAACTTCTAATCAAGTTTCAGACAAAACTGTAATTATTGATCCGGTGCCAATAAGATTATGGGGAACTTATTATGGAGGAGAAGGAGGCGACTTTTCAACTGCTTTGTGCAATGATACAAATAACAATGTTTACTTTTCCGGATATACCCGAAGTACTACAAATATAGCTACAATTGGCTCAATTCCTGAATCAAGCTTGTCGACATATTATAATGGATTTGGATATGTTACTAAATTTGATCAAGATGGTCATAGAATTTGGGGAACTTACTATTCTGTAATTCCATATACTATAAAAGTTGATTCAAATGGAAATCTATATTTTACAGGTACGGAACATATCGATGCGACTAACGTTACCACCTCAAATTCGCATCAGCCATCAAAAAACATGTACGATTATTCTGCTGCATATCTTGTGAAGTTGAATTCATCAGGATTAAGAGAATGGGGTACATACTACGGAGCTGAAAGTTTTGATTTTGGAAATGATTTATGCTTTGACAAATCTGATAATGTTTATTTGGTGGGGAGAACACAAAGTACTACTCAAATTTCGACTCCTGGAAGTTATCAACCTATACATGGTGATGGTTATCTTGATAGTGATGGTTATATAGTAAAATTTAGTCCTCAAGGAGTCCGATTATGGGGAACTTATTTTGGGGGAACAGGAAATGACGAAATTAATTCGTGCAATATTTCTGACGACGGTTTTTTGTATGTAACTGGAAATACAACCAGTATTAGTGACATTGCAACGCCTAACTCTTATGAACCAAATTTTATAGGCTACGGCTCTGCAATGATAGCAAAATTTACATTGGACGGTATGAGAATTTGGGGAAGTTATTGCAACGGAGCAAGATTTTCAACTATAAGTAAATCAGTAGTAAAAGAAAATTTTTTATATATCATAGGTAAAACTGATTCACATAATAATCTAATTAGTACAAATACTTTTAATCCAACCTTTCAACGTTCATCATTTTGGTTAGGATCTGATTACAATAGCTATGTTATTAAATTTGATCTTAGTATACAAAAACAGGTTTGGGGTACATACTTTGGTGAAATTATTCAAGATATTGCTGTTAACTCTAAAAACAAAGTCATAATAGAAGGTTGTACAGACATAAAAGATGGAATAGCAACACCTAATGCATATTCTACATCTCCTCAGTATGGTGATGCATACATGATAAAGCTTGATGAAAATGGTCAAAGAGAATGGGGAACTTATTATGGAGGAAATTATAGTGAAGGAATTAATACTGCAGCAGATGTAATTAATAAAATTTCAATAGACAAATCAGATAATATATATTTAGTTGGAAACACACAAAGTTCCAAAGGGATTTCGACCCCTGGAGCCCATCAAGAAAAATATTCATTAAATTCTGTTGGAGATATTCGTAATGTTTATTTAGCCAAATTTCAAGACTGTCTGTCAGACCCACAGGTCAAAAGCAACTCACCAGTCTGCATTGGCAAAACATTAGAACTTATAGCATCCGGAGGAACAAACTATTCCTGGACTGGACCAAACGGTTTTACATCAACAGACCAAAATCCAGTAATTACAAATGCTTCTTTGGCTAATTCAGGAGAATACAGCTGCTTGATTACAGGAACCGGTGGTTGTGATGATACTAAAAAAATCACAGTTGTTATTGGTGATATCCAAGCTCCTATACCTAATATTGCTACTTTACCCTCAATAACAGGTGATTGTAATACTATAATCAACACTTTACCAACCGCTACAGATGCCTGCGCAGGGATAATTACAGGAGTAACTTCGAATCCATTATCATACACACTTCCTGGAAGCTATATTATTGTTTGGAATTATAATGATGGAAATGGAAATACTTCTAAACAAGAGCAAACCGTTACTATTACAAGTCAACCGGTTCCGGTCGCTAATACTCCACAAGTTTTCTGTATACAAGAAAATGTCACTTTAGACGATATCGCAATTACAGGACAAAATATAAAATGGTATGATCACCAAACAACAGGATCACTTTTGCTTAATACAACATTACTACAAAATAATATTGTCTATTATGCTTCACAAACTATAAATGGCTGTGAAAGCGAAAGAATTCCAGTTACAGTAAACATTCAAAATACTCTTCCTCCAACAGGAAATACAAATCAGCCATTCTGTACAGGTCAGAATCCAACAATTGCAGATATTCAAATTACTGGAAATCAAATAAAATGGTATGACGCTTCTATAAATGGAAATCTTCTCCCAGCTACAAAAAATCTTCAAAACGGTAAAACTTATTATGCAACACAAACTAAAAACGGCTGTGAAAGCGAAAAATTCGGAGTTACAGTATCAATAGTAAATACGCCTTCAGCTCCAATAAAAAATGGAAATACAGAATTCTGCAAAAGCGAAAATGCAACTTTAAACAACATCAGCCTTACAGGTCAAAATATAAAATGGTATGAGTCTAATACCTCAACAACTGTTTTACCAAATACAACTTTGTTAGAAAACAACATAACCTATTATGCTTCGCAAACTGTTGGATGCGAAAGTAACAGAACACCTGTTTCAGTTTCAGTTTATAATACGCCATTACCTAACGGAAATAACAATCAACAGTTTTGCATTGATGAAAACGCCACAATTACTGATCTGAATATTTCCGGAACAAATGTTAAATGGTATGACGCCACGACAAATGGAACTAATCTATCAGCAACAACATTGCTGCAAAACGCTACTTATTATGTTACACAAACACTAAATAATTGTGAAAGCGGAAAGCTTGGTGTTACAGTGAAAATTCAGGATACTCAAAAACCAATTGCCAACTCAGCACAAACATTCTGTATTCAGCAAAATGCTATAATAGATGACATTAAAATTAATGGAGAAAATATAAAATGGTATGATCAGCCTGCAGAAGGAATTAATTTATCAGAATCTACCCCTCTTCAAAATGGAATTACCTATTATGCTTCTCAAACAATAAAGGATTGCGAAAGTGAAAGAACTCCAGTGACAATCCAAATTATGGAAGCCACTACAGCCAATTGTATCAATTTTGTTGATGAACTTCCATTTCCGAAATTTTTCACCCCTAATAATGATGGTTCTAATGATTTCTGGACAATTGATTTTGCCTATTTAAAACCTAATATGGGAATCCGGATTTTTGACCGATATGGCAAATTCATCAAAGAACTAGCTCCCAATACAGCCTGGGACGGAACTTATATGGGTCAAAACTTACCGGCTTCGGATTATTGGTTTGTTGTAACCCGATTAAATGAAACAGAATTTAGAGGACATTTTAGCCTGAAACGATAAATTAAAACCAAAAAAGGATGCCATTTAACTGACATCCTTTCTTTTTTACTTTTTCTTCTTGGCCGACTTATCTTTTTTAGTATCACCATTGAGTTTTTTGTTCAGCCTTTTTTCAGATTCTTCAATCATATAATCATAGCAAGTATTGATTGTAGAAAGCTTTACTTTTTTAATCACTTTCAACGCTTTTTTAAATTCTTGCTGACGTTCTAAAAGTGTGATTTTCTTCAAAAGAATTTCTACTTTATTGATTCCTTTGACAGTCAATGCAAAATCAATCAGTTTCATTGCTTCATCGTAATCTTCATTCAAAATTAAGGTATGAATGTAAAAAGGATACACTTCTAAAGCATAAATATTAATCGAAAGTGCTTTTTGAAAATACTCTTTGGCTTCTTCATATTTCAATAACTGATCTGCGAAAACCTGACCGTATAAACACAAGGCCATGATATTTTTATCATCATAAGACAAAGCATAATCCAAAGATTCGATGGTTCCTTCCAACCAATACGGATAATTGTCTAATGCCTGAAAAAGATATTTATCTACTGTTTTCATAATTTTTCTATTCGAAAATGCAAAGATTCTATTGTTCACGGTCGAAATAATCTTCCCGTTTTAATCTTTGCCGTTCCTGTTTGTAATTTTTAACTTGTTTTTGTTTTTTAAAATCTGAACCTTGAAAAATCCGAATCGGATTGCCTCGCTGAATTTGTAATTGATTGATCCATTGTGCCTGAAATTCGGCTTTGAAATGTTTTACGGTTTCATCTTTAAACTTCTGCAACAATCTTTCTGTTGCCAGTTTTTTATTCTGATGCTGAGATCGAGAATCCATAGCCACTACGCTAATTCCTGTTGGAACGTGAGTTGCTCGTACTGCCGAACTTACTTTGTTTACATGTTGTCCTCCCGCACCAGAACTGCGCATCGCCTGATACTGAATATCTTTTTCTGCAATTTCTGTCGTTGTCGCTTTATCAACTTCAAAAATTCCGATAAACCAATTTTTACGTTTATGAAATTTCCTAAACTGACTCTGCCCGATCCATTGAATAGTTCCAACCCACGAGTTTACGAATTCATTTAGATTATCACTTTCGAGTAAAATTGTGGCTGTTTCTACGGTTCCGTTTTCGATTCCTTTTTCACGTTTAAGCAAGGTTGTTTTTATTTTATTACCATGTGCTTCTTCCAGAAAAGTTTTCAGCACCTGAGCCACAACCCAGCTGCATTCAGCCGGACCGCGCCCTGATGTTATTTGAATTATTTTTTCCATAATTTCTGTTTTTTCTAGCGATCCATTCTAACGATTTTTGGAGTGAATGTACCTAATACATCTACCAATTCGTTTTGGTTTGCCATTACTTTATTAATGTCTTTGTACGCCATTGGCGCTTCGTCAATATTACCGCCAATCAAAGTCACGTCGTTTTCTTTGAGCACTTTTTTAATTTCACTTTGCGTAAAAGTTTCTTTGCATTTTTTTCTCGAAAACAATCTTCCTGCACCATGAGAAGCAGAGTTCAAACTTTCCGTATTTCCTTTTCCCTGAACAATAAATCCCGGAGCAGTCATCGAACCCGGAATAATTCCGAGTTCTCCAGCGTTTGCAGGAGTTGCACCTTTTCGATGCACAATAGCTTCTTTGCCGTTTACGATTTCTTTCCATGCAAAATTGTGATGGTTTTCAATGGTTACAACCACTCTTTTTCCAATCGCTTTTGCAATTCGGCGGTGAATATCGTCATGACAGGCTTTGGCATAATCTCCTGCTAAATTCATAGCAAGCCAGTATTCCTGACCATCATGAGTGTTCAAATCCAGCCATGCCAGATGTTGCACATTTTTTGGTAACGGACATTGTTTGGTTGCCAGATACGTATAATGTTTGGCGATATTAGCACCCAAACCTCTTGAACCACTATGGGAAAGCACTGCAAAATATTCCCCAACTCCGATCTTCCATTCATTAAGCGGATCGGTGATTTTTGCAATTCCGAATTCTACAAAATGATTTCCTCCACCAGAAGTTCCTAATTGTTTGTAAGCTTTACTTAAAAGGTTTTTCAAAAGCGGAATATCCTGAAATTCACTTCGGCTAAATACTTCATGATCTGCACGAATAGTGTGAGTTTCATACATTCCAAATTTGGTATTGTCTTTTAAAATAGCCTGCAGCTGCTGCTCTTTTCCTTTGAAGAAAGAAGCCGGAATATCAAAAATTGACAAACTCATTCGGCAGCCTATATCTACTCCAACTCCATAAGGAATTACAGCATTATCTGTCGCCAGAACTCCACCAATTGGCAATCCGTAGCCGGAATGCGCATCCGGCATTAAAGCTCCGGCTACTGAAATTGGTAATTTTAAGGCATCATACAACTGATATTTTGCCTGTTCATCAA
The Flavobacterium flavigenum genome window above contains:
- a CDS encoding tetratricopeptide repeat protein, which produces MKTVDKYLFQALDNYPYWLEGTIESLDYALSYDDKNIMALCLYGQVFADQLLKYEEAKEYFQKALSINIYALEVYPFYIHTLILNEDYDEAMKLIDFALTVKGINKVEILLKKITLLERQQEFKKALKVIKKVKLSTINTCYDYMIEESEKRLNKKLNGDTKKDKSAKKKK
- the prfH gene encoding peptide chain release factor H, with amino-acid sequence MEKIIQITSGRGPAECSWVVAQVLKTFLEEAHGNKIKTTLLKREKGIENGTVETATILLESDNLNEFVNSWVGTIQWIGQSQFRKFHKRKNWFIGIFEVDKATTTEIAEKDIQYQAMRSSGAGGQHVNKVSSAVRATHVPTGISVVAMDSRSQHQNKKLATERLLQKFKDETVKHFKAEFQAQWINQLQIQRGNPIRIFQGSDFKKQKQVKNYKQERQRLKREDYFDREQ
- a CDS encoding RtcB family protein, with protein sequence MGNKLSGKDLIKIGFPKNNSINIALGQINRYRKREKKESILTEAKEVLLFPERFTGHGTWGKVAEGLVNPVQVRMHQLNNTRVPFSIFGENEIDEQAKYQLYDALKLPISVAGALMPDAHSGYGLPIGGVLATDNAVIPYGVGVDIGCRMSLSIFDIPASFFKGKEQQLQAILKDNTKFGMYETHTIRADHEVFSRSEFQDIPLLKNLLSKAYKQLGTSGGGNHFVEFGIAKITDPLNEWKIGVGEYFAVLSHSGSRGLGANIAKHYTYLATKQCPLPKNVQHLAWLDLNTHDGQEYWLAMNLAGDYAKACHDDIHRRIAKAIGKRVVVTIENHHNFAWKEIVNGKEAIVHRKGATPANAGELGIIPGSMTAPGFIVQGKGNTESLNSASHGAGRLFSRKKCKETFTQSEIKKVLKENDVTLIGGNIDEAPMAYKDINKVMANQNELVDVLGTFTPKIVRMDR